In Colletotrichum lupini chromosome 6, complete sequence, a single window of DNA contains:
- a CDS encoding complex 1 protein produces MSTRQAALSLYRRSLKLALDWAVHRHLWRGQALYIRSLFEANRSVTDSRQKRELLAQTEKLLSKWKHPEPYVHPTAPGGSKFERNLRAPILDPPPPLKF; encoded by the exons ATGTCGACCCGTCAAGCGGCACT GTCGCTGTACCGGCGTTCGCTGAAGTTGGCTCTCGACTGGGCTGTTCATCGCCACCTCTGGAGAGGCCAAGCTTTGTACATCCGCTCGTTGTTCGAGGCCAACCGATCTGTGACGGACTCTAGACAGAAGAGA GAACTTTTGGCTCAGACAGAGAAATTATTGTCGAAATGGAAGCACCCAGAGCCCTACGTGCATCCGACAGCACCCGGCG GTTCCAAATTCGAGCGCAACCTCCGAGCACCTATCCTTGACC CGCCACCCCCACTGAAATTCTAA
- a CDS encoding histone H2A gives MTGGGKSGGKASGSKNAQSRSSKAGLAFPVGRVHRLLRKGNYAQRVGAGAPVYLAAVLEYLAAEILELAGNAARDNKKTRIIPRHLQLAIRNDEELNKLLGHVTIAQGGVLPNIHQNLLPKKTGKTGKNQSQEL, from the exons ATGACTGGAGGCGGCAAGTCCGGCGGAAAGGCCAGCGGTTCCAAGAACGCGCAATC TCGTTCCTCCAAGGCCGGTCTCGCATTCCCCGTTGGTCGTGTTCACCGTCTACTCCGCAAGGGCAACTACGCTCAGCGTGTCGGTGCCGGTGCCCCCGTCTACCTCGCCGCAGTTCTTGAGTACCTCGCCGCTGAGATTCTCGAGCTGGCTGGCAACGCCGCTCGCGACAACAAGAAGACCCGTATCATTCCCCGTCATCTTCAGCTCGCCATCCGCAACGATGAGGAGTTGAACAAGCTTCTCGGTCACGTCACGATCGCCCAGGGTGGTGTTCTGCCCAACATTCACCAGA ACCTGCTGCCCAAGAAGACTGGCAAGACTGGCAAGAACCAGAGCCAAGAGTTGTAA
- a CDS encoding histone H2B, with protein sequence MPPKAADKKPASKAPATASKAPEKKDAGKKTAASGDKKKRTKSRKETYSSYIYKVLKQVHPDTGISNRAMSILNSFVNDIFERVASEASKLAAYNKKSTISSREIQTSVRLILPGELAKHAVSEGTKAVTKYSSSTK encoded by the exons ATGCCCCCCAAGGCCGCCGACAAGAAGCCCGCCTCCAAGGCCCCTGCCACTGCCTCCAAGGCCCCCGAGAAGAAGGATGCCGGCAAGAAGACCGCCGCCTCTGGCGACAAGAAGAAGCGCACCAAGTCTCGCAAGGAGACCTACTCCTCCTACATCTACAAGG TCCTGAAGCAGGTCCACCCCGACACTGGTATCTCCAACCGCGCCATGTCTATCCTTAACTCCTTCGTCAACG ACATCTTCGAGCGCGTCGCCTCCGAGGCCTCTAAGCTTGCTGCTTACAACAAGAAGTCCACTATCTCCTCTCGCGAGATCCAGACCTC TGTTCGTCTCATCCTGCCCGGTGAGCTGGCCAAGCACGCTGTCTCGGAAGGCACCAAGGCCGTTACCAAGTACTCTTCTTCCACGAAATAA
- a CDS encoding G-patch domain-containing protein, whose product MPRGGKKGGARAPPRNAPRLRPPGGIERHAASFVPAISPAGFTLQDEARSTAHRSSPWSSDSKLRHRPVAFINTGAAEPLKQLESILQIDEGNSTSRPQAEIEGQTITDGQAAADTPSHESQPAVSLVEAHVHEAMPVDIAAEMTDVSLDPREVEKATISGAEDITGAEAPITPLPFFFDVVGETQRLDAFVDQNPTRSPSPTSSNSSEDVILFRGRNKVPRDKQSSKSKAKSKLNTFNLGGISTEINVLEKTVKSNKDSSRDMPMKTVGNSTQESRRNAAKDLKRQEDDELIADYIANMREYGEDEALMPAKAYSRRDIGGSLSESEGIDDSFQTVVATSKTEELSGVNSESEHATAGVGKAPKESDEKPVHNAQRRSERRKVIQDDHALRGIFETDVSYLASLEQSLAEDASPPSDSSDQDDDDIFRSAADRFANEIDDFDFMDWSRPALKPKRSKGARGKVPVFDISDSELEGKMQAAWKNDRLKKAERKKERQAMRSMGLLGKHANPEDLRVKYPHGKFHTLRVHSRYWRLTYYRSLTLPPMDNHARKVIHELASKFNIKSKSTGSGDQRRPMLHRTFRTAKFADEIFDVAIARVGRKYFPRNDTAVRAAVQRQSARRGGGGGHAGVAYRDGEVVGGSAPELSQENKGRAMLEKMGWSSGTALGAINNKGILQPVAQVVKRSKAGLG is encoded by the exons ATGCCGCGCGGTGGGAAAAAAGGTGGCGCACGAGCGCCACCACGCAATGCCCCTCGCCTTCGCCCTCCCGGTGGTATAGAGCGGCATGCAGCCAGTTTCGTTCCTGCGATTAGCCCAGCCG GGTTTACATTGCAAGACGAAGCCCGCAGCACCGCTCATCGCTCCTCACCCTGGAGCAGTGATTCCAAACTACGCCACAGGCCGGTTGCCTTCATCAATACTGGAGCTGCAGAGCCTCTCAAACAACTAGAGAGCATCTTGCAGATTGACGAGGGGAATTCTACAAGCAGACCTCAAGCGGAAATCGAAGGACAAACCATCACCGATGGCCAAGCTGCTGCCGACACACCTTCCCACGAATCTCAACCTGCTGTTTCGCTTGTCGAAGCTCACGTCCACGAGGCCATGCCGGTCGATATTGCCGCCGAAATGACGGATGTCTCTCTAGACCCACGCGAGGTAGAGAAGGCTACGATCTCCGGAGCGGAAGACATCACTGGCGCTGAGGCTCCCATCACACCTCTTCCCTTCTTCTTCGACGTCGTGGGAGAGACTCAACGGCTTGACGCATTTGTCGATCAAAACCCAACTCGTTCTCCATCGCCTACGTCGTCCAACTCTAGCGAAGATGTCATTCTGTTCAGAGGTCGCAACAAGGTTCCCAGAGACAAGCAAAGTTCGAAGTCCAAGGCCAAATCGAAGCTGAATACTTTCAACCTGGGCGGCATCTCTACCGAGATCAACGTCCTGGAGAAGACCGTGAAATCAAACAAAGACAGCAGCAGGGATATGCCTATGAAGACTGTCGGAAACTCTACACAGGAATCTCGTCGAAATGCCGCTAAAGACTTGAAGCGACAGGAGGACGATGAACTGATTGCTGACTATATTGCCAACATGAGGGAGTATGGTGAAGACGAAGCCCTGATGCCTgccaaagcctattctcgCCGTGACATAGGCGGCTCTTTGAGCGAGTCTGAAGGCATCGATGACTCGTTCCAGACCGTCGTAGCCACGAGCAAGACCGAGGAGTTATCAGGCGTCAACAGTGAATCGGAACATGCGACTGCAGGGGTTGGAAAAGCGCCTAAGGAAAGCGACGAGAAACCTGTCCATAATGCACAGAGGCGATCCGAAAGGCGCAAAGTCATACAAGATGATCATGCACTAAGGGGAATTTTTGAGACGGACGTTTCCTACCTGGCATCACTCGAACAATCTCTTGCTGAAGACGCATCGCCGCCTTCTGACTCAAGCGAccaagacgacgacgatatCTTCAGATCAGCAGCAGATAGATTTGCGAATGAGATCGACGATTTCGACTTCATGGACTGGAGCCGCCCGGCGTTGAAGCCTAAGAGGAGCAAGGGTGCCAGGGGCAAGGTTCCCGTGTTTGACATTTCGGACTCAGAGCTAGAGGGCAAGATGCAAGCTGCGTGGAAGAACGATCGCTTGAAAAAGGCTGAGAGGAAGAAAGAACGCCAAGCCATGCGTAGTATGGGATTGTTGGGTAAACATGCAAACCCGGAAGATCTCAGAGTCAAATATCCCCACG GCAAGTTTCATACACTTCGAGTGCACTCAAGGTATTGGAGGCTGACTTATTACCGCAGTCTCACACTACCGCCCATGGACAACCATGCTCGCAAGGTGATTCACGAACTAGCCAGCAAATTCAACATCAAGTCCAAGTCCACAGGTTCGGGTGACCAAAGGCGACCCATGCTCCACCGCACTTTCAGGACCGCCAAATTTGCCGATGAGATCTTCGATGTAGCAATTGCTCGGGTCGGCCGCAAATACTTCCCTCGCAACGATACGGCAGTGCGGGCTGCCGTACAGAGGCAATCGGCTCGTAGgggaggtggtggtggacACGCGGGAGTTGCCTATCGGGATGGCGAGGTCGTCGGGGGTTCCGCGCCTGAGTTGAGCCAGGAAAACAAAGGTCGTGCAATGCTCGAGAAAATGGGCTGGAGTAGCGGTACGGCGCTGGGCGCGATTAACAACAAGGGCATTTTGCAGCCTGTCGCCCAGGTTGTCAAGCGTAGCAAGGCCGGGCTGGGATAA
- a CDS encoding peptidase family C54, whose amino-acid sequence MAAVDLGRYRRIVQMFWDPQPTNDHQSDLPVWCLGRSYKLNTKATKDQDTDNRSQIPPSTESTDTKPKASQVLATAKAPETPPDSVSSSFSSSLAYDEDYLEQDGGWPSAFLDDFESKFWMTYRSEFQAIAKSTDPRASSALSFSMRIKSQLVDQNGFSSDSGWGCMIRSGQSLLANAMAVINLGRGWRRGDKTEEERKLISLFADDPRAPYSIHQFVQHGAVACGKYPGEWFGPSATARCIQALANAQEHQPLRVYSTGDGPDVYEENFMKIAKPEGSQFHPTLILVGTRLGIDKITPVYWEALIAALQMPQSVGIAGGRPSSSHYFIGTQGSYLFYLDPHHTRPALPFHTDPSRYSKADVDTAHTRRLRRLHVRELDPSMLIGFLIQDEDDWIEWRRNVKHVQGKAVIHVADYDPVSRGGGGERNSAIDEVETISDDDGSEIEYMGVGNAWMHIARYRVSSPEAAGFGIGYISGSGTVALLA is encoded by the exons ATGGCTGCGGTGGACCTCGGCCGATACCGTCGCATCGTCCAGATGTTTTGGGATCCCCAACCTACCAACGACCATCAGAGTGATCTTCCAGTTTGGTGCTTGGGTCGCTCCTACAAGCTGAATACCAAGGCTACTAAAGATCAGGATACAGACAATCGAAGCCAAATCCCTCCGTCGACCGAGTCTACCGATACCAAGCCAAAAGCCTCACAGGTGTTAGCTACAGCCAAAGCCCCGGAAACCCCCCCGGATTCTGTGTCCAGTAGCTTTTCGTCTTCGCTTGCTTATGATGAGGACTACCTGGAGCAGGACGGTGGCTGGCCTTCGGCATTTCTTGACGACTTTGAATCCAAGTTTTGGATGACTTACAGATCAGAGTTCCAGGCTATAGCAAAATCTACAGATCCACGAGCCTCGTCTGCGTTATCTTTCTCGATGCGTATCAAAAGTCAACTAGTGGATCAAAACGGCTTCTCGTCTGACAGTGGCTGGGGATGCATGATCCGATCAGGTCAAAGCTTACTCGCAAATGCGATGGCAGTCATCAACTTAGGGCGCG GATGGCGACGGGGTGATAAAACTGAAGAGGAGAGAAAGCTGATTTCTTTATTTGCGGACGATCCAAGAGCGCCTTATTCCATCCATCAATTCGTTCAACATGGCGCAGTGGCATGTGGGAAATACCCTGGGGAATGGTTTGGCCCCTCGGCCACCGCTCGCTGCATTCA AGCCTTGGCCAATGCCCAAGAACACCAGCCTCTCCGAGTGTATTCCACTGGAGACGGACCGGATGTCTACGAGGAGAACTTCATGAAGATAGCCAAACCTGAAGGTTCTCAGTTCCACCCTACACTCATATTGGTTGGTACGAGGCTCGGAATTGACAAGATTACACCGGTCTACTGGGAGGCTCTCATAGCCGCACTACAAATGCCACAGTCAGTGGGCATTGCAGG TGGCAGACCTTCCTCTTCTCACTATTTCATCGGCACACAAGGTTCCTACTTGTTCTACCTTGATCCGCACCATACCCGACCTGCACTCCCATTTCATACGGATCCTTCTCGCTATAGTAAAGCAGATGTTGATACCGCTCATACTCGACGCTTACGTCGGCTCCATGTTCGGGAGCTGGACCCCAGCATGCTCATTGGTTTCTTGATACAGGACGAGGACGACTGGATCGAGTGGAGGCGTAACGTAAAGCACGTCCAAGGAAAAGCCGTGATCCATGTCGCGGACTACGATCCTGTGTCCAGAGGTGGCGGAGGAGAGAGGAATAGTGCCATTGATGAAGTTGAAACAATTAGTGATGATGATG GATCCGAGATCGAATATATGGGCGTTGGAAACGCATGGATGCACATTGCCCGATACAGGGTTTCTTCGCCTGAAGCTGCTGGGTTTGGGATAGGCTACATATCCGGTTCGGGGACAGTCGCATTATTGGCGTAA
- a CDS encoding DnaJ domain-containing protein: MGAQQSSGRDQSEGSSEPVKTCYYELLGVGRDASDDEIKKAYRKRALELHPDRNFHDVQNATRRFAEIQAAYEVLADPQERAWYDSHREAILRGADPTDSGTSPEYNNVKLTSTEDIFSLIRRFDSTVPFTDGASGFFGIAKATFDQLVDEEIAAGAYEVGDTPDYPTFGSSTDSYEHTVKAFYSAWASFSTCKTFAWKDKYRLVDAPDRRIRRAMERENKKIREEAVREFNDAVRFLVTFVRKRDPRYLPNTQTAAERQESLRSAAAAQAARSRAANKEKLSEASVPDWAQARDEGDTTGHFSSSEEEESEVEEIECVVCNKTFKSEKSFEAHERSKKHVKAVQYLRRQMKNEDMDLGLRDVPIAPKMATPSDESEGGFGTRDRGELDAAKGTDDTSAGPIPHIDEMELTDTSSDSLADDEYASRAEVEQRLFANDNTVTGASEDDGTEAAAQIVSAGLEKLSLEDDNESGHRAQPKKLGKAKAKREKKAARQAVEEAETNSNTCIVCNASFPSKSQLFSHIRDLNHARAPPNAKAPAGAKKKRR; the protein is encoded by the exons ATGGGTGCTCAGCAATCCTCCGGTCGAGACCAGAGCGAAGGCTCCTCTGAACCGGTCAAGACATGTTACTACGAGCTCCTTGGAGTTGGGCGCGACGCTTCTGACGATGA AATCAAAAAAGCTTACAGAAAACGAGCCCTTGAGCTTCACCCGGACCGAAACTTCCATGATGTCCAGAATGCGACCCGTCGCTTCGCCGAAATCCAGGCCGCATACGAGGTACTTGCCGATCCCCAGGAGAGAGCTTGGTACGACTCCCATCGCGAAGCCATCTTACGTGGGGCCGATCCGACCGATTCAGGCACCAGCCCCGAGTACAATAACGTGAAGCTCACGTCCACCGAAGACATATTCTCCCTCATTCGCCGTTTTGACTCCACTGTTCCTTTCACAGATGGCGCTTCAGGGTTCTTTGGCATTGCCAAGGCGACATTCGATCAACTTGTTGATGAAGAAATCGCTGCTGGCGCGTATGAAGTGGGAGACACTCCGGATTATCCTACATTTGGCTCCTCTACCGACAGCTATGAGCACACTGTCAAAGCCTTCTACAGTGCCTGGGCCAGCTTCTCGACTTGCAAGACTTTTGCGTGGAAGGACAAATACCGGCTCGTGGACGCCCCGGATCGCCGTATCAGACGTGCTATGGAGAGAGAAAACAAGAAGATTCGTGAAGAAGCCGTACGAGAATTCAATGACGCAGTCAGATTCCTCGTCACTTTTGTACGAAAACGTGATCCGCGTTACCTTCCAAACACACAGACAGCTGCCGAACGCCAGGAGTCTTTACGTtccgccgctgccgctcaAGCTGCACGCTCACGTGCCGCCAATAAAGAGAAGCTATCCGAGGCATCCGTTCCTGACTGGGCTCAGGCGAGGGATGAAGGCGATACGACCGGCCACTTCTCGAGcagcgaggaggaggaatcAGAGGTAGAGGAGATCGAATGCGTTGTATGCAACAAGACCTTCAAGAGCGAGAAGTCATTTGAAGCACATGAGAGAAGTAAGAAACACGTTAAGGCAGTGCAATATTTGAGGCGCCAAATGAAGAACGAAGATATGGATCTAGGTCTACGTGACGTTCCTATCGCGCCCAAGATGGCGACACCGAGCGACGAGTCTGAGGGGGGGTTTGGTACTCGGGACCGCGGTGAATTGGACGCCGCAAAGGGCACGGATGACACATCAGCAGGACCAATTCCTCATATCGATGAGATGGAGCTCACTGATACGTCGTCAGATAGTCTCGCGGATGACGAGTATGCTTCGCGTGCCGAGGTTGAGCAAAGGCTATTCGCAAACGACAACACCGTTACCGGGGCGAGCGAAGACGATGGCACAGAAGCCGCTGCTCAGATTGTGTCAGCCGGTCTAGAAAAATTGTCACTTGAAGATGACAATGAAAGTGGCCATAGGGCACAGCCAAAGAAGTTAGGGAAGGCCAAGGCGAAGCGTGAAAAAAAGGCAGCACGCCAAGCAGTGGAGGAGGCCGAAACTAACAGT AATACATGCATTGTGTGTAATGCATCGTTTCCGTCCAAAAGCCAGCTCTTCAGTCATATTCGTGATCTCAATCATGCCCGGGCACCCCCAAATGCAAAGGCACCAGCAGGCGCTAAGAAAAAGAGACGCTGA